The DNA segment ACTCTACGACTCAGGTGCCCCAAGTTACGAGCTCTATACGAAATGAGGTGCTGGACACCGGTACAACTAGGGGTGTTCGCTATACCGTACGTGGACCAATTGTAGCCGACGAAAAGTTCCGCTCGTATCAGATTACTGTGACGCCATCGAGCCGCGTTTACGTAGAGTATGTGGGCTATCTTGAGAGGGAAGTGCGGCGAGAAACCTTTGCCAACAATATGCAAGCATACGAACAATTTGTCTATGCACTCGATAAAGCGGACATCAGTGTAGCTCGAGATGTAACAGGCGGAGATGACATGAGGGGCGTATGCGCTACCAATGGGTATCTCTACGTCTTTGAGACACTTGCTGGTAATACTGCCTCCAAAACACTTTGGACATCAACCTGCGGTGGATCACCTGGTTCGATGGGGGCCCCAGTTGCTCGCGTGCATGCACTATTTCGAAATCAAATACCTGATTTTACGCCCATTTTTGATAAGACACAGTAAGCACCCTTTATTTCGGGGTATACTAGAGAGATGATACGAGGTATTATCTTTGATTGTTTCGGTGTTCTCTATGAGGGGAGCATTTCTATGTTGCGCCGGATTTGTCCGCCCGAGAAACTTGACGAACTCAATGACCTCAACAAACAGACGGACTATGGCTACATTACGACAGATGAGTATATCGAGGGATTAGCAAGATTACTCGGAAAGTCGAGTGATGAAGTTGCTTCACTTGTCTCTCATTCGCACGTTCGCAACCAACCGCTTATCGACGAAGTACAACGCCTTAAAGGTGAGGGGTATGTGCTCGCGATGCTGAGTAATGTAGGTAATGATAGTATTGAAAGGCTTTTTCCTGCCGATCAGCTTAGTGAGCTATTCGATGTTGTTGTCCTTAGTTACAAAGAATATATGGTGAAGCCGCATCCCGCCATCTTTACAACGACTGCTGAACGGATGGGCCTCTCCCCAGGGCAATGTGTTATGATAGACGACTTGGCCACAAACTGTGAGGGTGCAGAGGTGGCGGGGATGATCTCGATCCAGCACACGAGTAACGACACTACTCGAGAATTGTTGCGTAAAATACTACACCACAGTGATTGACAAAAGCATAAACAATATGCGATAATTCCCATCAGTAATACTAACGTATAGGAAACAAATACCACCATGAAACAATCAATCAAATCAGCTCTCGCGATCAGCGCTGGTATGGTAGCTGTTGTTGGGGCAGTGCTCACACCAGTAGGCGTTGGCGCGGTCAGCAGCACATCAAACACCACAGTAACGGCGCAGATTCAACCAGTCATCACTATATCATCGGGCCCAACGGTCAATATCTCGATTACGCCAAACGGTACGGGTCTGGCATCGAGCAACAGCGACACGGTGCTCGTGAGCACCAACCGTAGCACTGGCTACACGCTCAATCTCAAGGATGCTGACGCAACCACGTCACTTGGTGCCTCTATCACCGCTCACACTGGTACAGTCGCCTCGCCAACAGCACTGACCACAAACAATACCTGGGGATTTAGGGTAGACGATGCTACCGCTTATACTGGATTTACGGCGGGTCCTACCACTGCCGAGACAAACGTCGCCGCACTCACAAGTACGAAGTGGGCAGGTATCACGGCTGCTGGAGCCAACATAAAGACGACTTCTTCGCCTGGTGCAAACAACTCAACTACTGTGTGGTACGCGGCAAAAGTAGACACCACTATCGCTGACGGAAACTACTCAGATGTTGTCACCTATACGGCAACAACCAACTAGTATATTTGAGTGATCGCAATAATAA comes from the Candidatus Saccharimonas aalborgensis genome and includes:
- a CDS encoding HAD family hydrolase — translated: MIRGIIFDCFGVLYEGSISMLRRICPPEKLDELNDLNKQTDYGYITTDEYIEGLARLLGKSSDEVASLVSHSHVRNQPLIDEVQRLKGEGYVLAMLSNVGNDSIERLFPADQLSELFDVVVLSYKEYMVKPHPAIFTTTAERMGLSPGQCVMIDDLATNCEGAEVAGMISIQHTSNDTTRELLRKILHHSD